The Microbacter sp. GSS18 genome has a segment encoding these proteins:
- a CDS encoding FGGY family carbohydrate kinase: MALGVDAGSHGVRVVLRDGATELARASADYAGPPPPARRPLPVFLDALRDALADVPAGVRDRVAAVSITGVRGALVGLDAADRVVTDVIPDFDAATLAEARRLARDHGDELVARTGCPAFPLSGMPKLIALHGSAHRWTGLPDALTAALGGTPALSRGIAVRLGVMRADASAVDAALLHEYGIDPRRLAPLAEVGAVAGRMTPYAAARLGLTRGAALIVAPGDGPSALSAAQARYGTAIGMISLGTTTVVSAPAAAGIAGALPADVTYELLRGDGPTAERTVETGDGSGMFQVDWAARVLGCAPAELDAIAAGVSRDDARPDLLPVNDIWGERTRSGHDDPVADGIPAPVVAATALHVVADGAVRSLRRLADVTPITRVVVTGGGCGSAVVRERLAADTGVALTVLPDAQLAAEGAARAAGTHLEGLVAA; encoded by the coding sequence GTGGCACTCGGCGTGGACGCCGGGAGCCACGGTGTGCGCGTCGTCCTGCGGGACGGCGCGACCGAGCTCGCGCGCGCGTCCGCCGACTACGCCGGCCCGCCCCCACCGGCGCGCCGGCCCCTGCCGGTGTTCCTCGACGCGCTGCGCGACGCGCTCGCCGACGTGCCCGCCGGCGTGCGCGACCGCGTCGCGGCGGTGTCGATCACCGGCGTCCGCGGCGCGCTCGTGGGCCTCGACGCCGCCGACCGCGTGGTCACCGATGTGATCCCCGACTTCGACGCGGCGACGCTGGCCGAGGCCCGCCGGCTCGCCCGCGACCACGGCGACGAGCTGGTCGCCCGCACCGGGTGCCCCGCGTTCCCGCTCAGCGGGATGCCCAAGCTCATCGCGCTGCACGGCTCGGCCCACCGATGGACCGGACTGCCCGATGCCCTCACCGCGGCCCTCGGCGGCACGCCCGCGCTCTCGCGCGGCATCGCCGTCCGCCTCGGCGTCATGCGGGCCGACGCATCTGCCGTGGACGCCGCGCTGCTGCACGAGTACGGGATCGATCCGCGGCGGCTGGCCCCGCTCGCCGAGGTCGGCGCCGTCGCCGGACGGATGACCCCCTACGCCGCGGCGCGCCTGGGCCTGACGCGGGGAGCGGCGCTCATCGTCGCGCCGGGCGACGGGCCGTCGGCGCTGTCCGCGGCGCAGGCGCGGTACGGCACCGCGATCGGCATGATCAGCCTGGGGACCACGACCGTCGTCTCCGCCCCCGCCGCGGCGGGCATCGCCGGCGCGCTTCCCGCCGACGTCACCTACGAACTGCTCCGCGGCGACGGGCCGACCGCCGAGCGCACCGTCGAGACCGGCGACGGCTCAGGCATGTTCCAGGTCGACTGGGCCGCCCGCGTGCTGGGCTGCGCGCCCGCCGAGCTCGACGCGATCGCCGCCGGCGTCTCCCGCGACGACGCGCGGCCCGACCTGCTCCCCGTCAACGACATCTGGGGCGAGCGGACCCGTTCCGGCCACGACGACCCCGTGGCCGACGGCATCCCGGCGCCCGTGGTCGCCGCCACCGCCCTCCACGTCGTCGCCGACGGCGCCGTGCGCTCGCTGCGGCGCCTGGCCGACGTCACCCCGATCACGCGCGTCGTCGTCACCGGCGGTGGCTGCGGATCCGCCGTCGTC